A section of the Humulus lupulus chromosome 2, drHumLupu1.1, whole genome shotgun sequence genome encodes:
- the LOC133818093 gene encoding U-box domain-containing protein 40-like: MEFQEGLMRLIIQDAEENHCKSKREKKKEKSAETGNPRRKWKLFHRSSTAIPTKAQSNQPPSEFLCPITGSLMAEPVIVSSGHSFERACVEICKALDFIPTLQDDSTPDFSSVIPNLALKSTIISWCQKYSVNPPNPLDSNSAEKLVRTLMATQDQKPKTNQMKSDSEDNEILIKEKLVQLIEPVTVNFNHATTKVPQSPIHFQSKSLESIETTMPSPPLPLATRPSCYSSSSSSSEIETLPITPEEEDEILTKLKSQHVFEVEEALITMRKITRTREESRPHLCSYQLLSALKSLIVSRYTGVQVNSVAALVNLSLDNTNKMKILRSGIVPPLIDVLKGGSKEAQEHAAGAIFSLALNDDNKTAIGVLGALPPLLHLLRSESERTRHDAALALYHLTLVQTNRTKLVKLGAVPNLLYMAKSGHMTSRILLVLGNLGSCTEGRVALLDAGAVGSLVEMLKGGQLGSVSARESCVAVLYTLSYGGLRFKALAKTAGAVDALWKVETVGTERGKQKAKMIMEIMKGRGDVEEDEDVDWEDLLESDSDSHSHSRLFVGGGGITGSKHNSSEF; encoded by the coding sequence ATGGAGTTCCAAGAAGGTTTGATGAGGTTGATTATCCAAGACGCAGAAGAAAACCATTGCAAATcaaaaagagaaaagaagaaagagaagagtgcAGAGACTGGTAATCCAAGACGTAAATGGAAGCTTTTTCATAGGTCATCGACTGCAATTCCCACAAAAGCCCAATCAAATCAACCTCCCAGTGAATTTTTATGTCCCATTACTGGGTCTTTAATGGCAGAACCAGTTATTGTGTCATCAGGCCACAGTTTCGAACGTGCCTGTGTTGAAATATGTAAAGCTTTAGACTTCATTCCCACTCTACAAGACGACTCCACACCCGATTTCTCCTCCGTGATCCCCAATCTCGCCCTGAAATCTACCATCATTAGCTGGTGCCAGAAGTACTCTGTAAATCCTCCGAACCCCCTGGATTCTAACTCTGCCGAGAAGCTTGTTCGTACATTAATGGCGACACAGGATCAAAAACCCAAGACCAACCAGATGAAAAGCGATAGCGAAGACAATGAGATTctaataaaagagaaattagtaCAATTAATTGAACCCGTAACCGTGAATTTCAACCACGCAACCACCAAGGTTCCTCAAAGCCCGATTCACTTCCAGTCGAAATCGTTGGAATCCATCGAAACAACGATGCCATCTCCGCCATTGCCACTCGCTACTCGACCGAGTTGCtactcttcttcatcatcatcatcagaaATCGAAACCCTCCCCATTACccctgaagaagaagatgaaatacTAACCAAGCTTAAAAGCCAACACGTCTTCGAAGTGGAAGAGGCTCTAATCACAATGAGAAAGATCACGCGGACGAGAGAGGAGTCCAGGCCCCACCTCTGTTCCTATCAATTGCTCTCAGCCCTAAAATCGTTGATCGTCTCGAGGTACACTGGTGTTCAGGTGAACTCAGTCGCAGCTTTGGTAAATCTGTCTCTTGATAACACGAACAAGATGAAGATCCTACGGTCAGGAATCGTTCCCCCTTTGATCGACGTCCTCAAGGGCGGTTCCAAGGAAGCACAGGAGCACGCGGCCGGAGCAATCTTCAGTTTAGCCCTAAACGACGACAACAAAACCGCCATTGGCGTATTAGGAGCTTTGCCGCCATTGCTTCACTTGCTCCGATCCGAGAGCGAGCGGACTCGGCACGACGCAGCGCTCGCTCTGTACCACCTGACGCTGGTCCAGACGAACCGAACCAAGCTGGTGAAGCTCGGCGCAGTCCCGAACCTCCTATACATGGCAAAATCCGGCCACATGACGAGTCGAATACTGCTCGTACTCGGCAACTTGGGCTCTTGTACGGAGGGCCGGGTAGCGTTGTTGGACGCCGGTGCGGTGGGGAGTTTGGTGGAGATGTTAAAGGGGGGCCAGTTGGGTTCTGTCTCGGCTAGGGAGAGCTGCGTGGCGGTGCTGTACACGCTGAGCTACGGGGGTTTGAGATTCAAGGCGTTGGCTAAGACGGCAGGGGCCGTGGATGCGTTGTGGAAGGTGGAGACGGTGGGGACTGAGAGAGGGAAGCAGAAGGCGAAGATGATAATGGAGATCATGAAAGGGAGAGGGGACGTTGAAGAAGATGAGGATGTGGATTGGGAGGACTTGCTTGAGTCGGACTCTGACTCTCATTCTCATTCTCGACTCTTCGTCGGCGGTGGTGGAATCACCGGGTCCAAGCATAACTCGTCCGAGTTTTGA